One Xyrauchen texanus isolate HMW12.3.18 chromosome 44, RBS_HiC_50CHRs, whole genome shotgun sequence DNA segment encodes these proteins:
- the LOC127636389 gene encoding phospholipid phosphatase 1-like isoform X1, with protein MFEPRGIPFVLLDIVCLVLAGLPLAAFNLGKIKPYQRGFFCNDESISYPFHNGTVTSTVLYTVGFTIPICSMIIGECLLVYLNRIKSKSFCNGYVACTYKAIGTFLFGAALSQSLTDIAKYSIGRLRPHFLDVCKPDWSRINCTGGAYIEDFNCTGDAAKFNEGRLSFYSGHSSFSMYCMLFLALYLQARMQAEWARLLRPTIQFFLIAASIYTGLSRISDYKHHWSDVLTGLIQGAIMALLVVFFVSDFFKKKVEPQEAEIPHTTLQETPTNGNH; from the exons ATGTTCGAACCCAGAGGAATTCCATTTGTTTTGCTTGATATCGTGTGTCTAGTTCTCG CTGGCCTCCCGCTTGCAGCGTTTAACCTGGGTAAAATCAAACCGTATCAGCGGGGCTTTTTCTGTAATGATGAGAGCATCAGCTATCCCTTCCACAACGGCACAGTCACCTCCACTGTGCTGTACACAGTGGGCTTCACAATTCCTATTTGTAGT ATGATCATAGGGGAGTGCCTTTTAGTCTATCTAAACCGCATCAAATCAAAGTCTTTCTGCAATGGTTATGTGGCCTGTACCTATAAGGCCATTGGCACCTTTTTGTTTGGTGCCGCCCTGAGCCAGTCACTCACTGACATTGCCAAGTATTCCATCGGCCGGCTTCGACCACACTTCCTGGATGTGTGCAAACCTGACTGGAGTCGGATCAACTGTACAGGAGGGGCTTACATCGAGGACTTCAACTGCACTGGGGATGCAGCAAAGTTCAATGAGGGCAG ACTCTCCTTTTACTCGGGTCACTCCTCATTCTCCATGTACTGTATGCTGTTCCTGGCA cttTATCTTCAAGCAAGAATGCAAGCTGAGTGGGCACGACTCCTTCGACCCACGATCCAGTTCTTCCTGATCGCTGCCTCCATCTATACGGGATTGTCCCGCATCTCGGACTACAAACATCACTGGAGTGACGTGCTCACAGGCCTCATACAAGGAGCAATTATGGCTTTACTAGTG GTATTCTTTGTGTCGGATTTCTTCAAAAAGAAGGTTGAACCCCAGGAGGCAGAGATCCCACACACTACCTTACAAGAGACACCTACGAATGGAAATCATTGA
- the LOC127636389 gene encoding phospholipid phosphatase 1-like isoform X2: MFEPRGIPFVLLDIVCLVLVGLPFAILDIQKKTFKRGFFCNDDSISYPYKEDTITYQLLGGVMIPITLLTMIIGECLLVYLNRIKSKSFCNGYVACTYKAIGTFLFGAALSQSLTDIAKYSIGRLRPHFLDVCKPDWSRINCTGGAYIEDFNCTGDAAKFNEGRLSFYSGHSSFSMYCMLFLALYLQARMQAEWARLLRPTIQFFLIAASIYTGLSRISDYKHHWSDVLTGLIQGAIMALLVVFFVSDFFKKKVEPQEAEIPHTTLQETPTNGNH; this comes from the exons ATGTTCGAACCCAGAGGAATTCCATTTGTTTTGCTTGATATCGTGTGTCTAGTTCTCG tTGGACTTCCATTCGCAATACTCGAtatccaaaaaaaaacattcaaacgaGGATTTTTCTGTAACGATGACTCGATCAGCTACCCATATAAAGAAGACACCATTACCTATCAGTTATTAGGAGGAGTAATGATTCCTATCACTTTGCTTACT ATGATCATAGGGGAGTGCCTTTTAGTCTATCTAAACCGCATCAAATCAAAGTCTTTCTGCAATGGTTATGTGGCCTGTACCTATAAGGCCATTGGCACCTTTTTGTTTGGTGCCGCCCTGAGCCAGTCACTCACTGACATTGCCAAGTATTCCATCGGCCGGCTTCGACCACACTTCCTGGATGTGTGCAAACCTGACTGGAGTCGGATCAACTGTACAGGAGGGGCTTACATCGAGGACTTCAACTGCACTGGGGATGCAGCAAAGTTCAATGAGGGCAG ACTCTCCTTTTACTCGGGTCACTCCTCATTCTCCATGTACTGTATGCTGTTCCTGGCA cttTATCTTCAAGCAAGAATGCAAGCTGAGTGGGCACGACTCCTTCGACCCACGATCCAGTTCTTCCTGATCGCTGCCTCCATCTATACGGGATTGTCCCGCATCTCGGACTACAAACATCACTGGAGTGACGTGCTCACAGGCCTCATACAAGGAGCAATTATGGCTTTACTAGTG GTATTCTTTGTGTCGGATTTCTTCAAAAAGAAGGTTGAACCCCAGGAGGCAGAGATCCCACACACTACCTTACAAGAGACACCTACGAATGGAAATCATTGA